The genomic region GTGGGATTGCGCTCGACGGCGGTGACGTGTGCGCCGGCGCGGGCCATCGGGAGGGTGAAGTAACCGATGCCGGCGAACATGTCCAGTACGCGCTCGCCGCCCTCGCTCGCGGCTTCACCGCTCGCCCGTTCCGAGGGCCTGGTCCCCCGCTCCTCGCTGACGATTTCGCCCATCCGCGCCCGCTCGGCCTTGTTGCCGGGCGAGAACATCACCTCCGAGAGGTCCATCGCGTAGCGCGTGCCGTGTTCGGTGTGGACCGTCTCGGTGTCGCCGTCACCGGCGATGACCTCAACACTGGGTTCGCGGTGCTCGCCGGAGATGCCGTGGCGGGCCAGCACCGTCTCGGCCTCGCCGTGGAGCGCCAGCAGGGCATCGCCGACCTCCGCCGGTCGGGGGCTGTCGCCGATGTCGACCAGCACGACGGAGCCAAGGACGGCCCAGGAACTCGGGGCGGCATCGATTTCCGCGTCGGTCCAGCCGCGCTCCCGGAGGTGGTCATCGAGCGTTCGGAGACGGCGCTTGCCGACCTGCCGGACGACCTCCCGGAACTGCGTTTCCTGTGGCGGGGCAGTCACCGGGACGGCGACGCTGTCCGCGGTCCACTCGGTGATGCTTCTGGTGTCGTCGTAGAGGCCCTCGGCCTGCAGGGATTCGATAGCGACCTGCGAGCGGGGTTTGGCGACGACGACGGCTAGCTGCTGGTCGTCCGCTGTCTCCGTGTCCTCACTCATCGGTATCCGCGTCGGTATCGGGAAGAACGTGCAACCCCGCGTGACTCTTCAGTACCGGCACCTCGTCGGCGTCGGTGTCGAGGTAGTCCGGGCGCGGGACGGTCTTGCTCTCGAAGGTTTCTGGGTCGAGCACCTGGACGGCATTGGCGTCCTCGACGGCGACGAGAGTCGTCGTCTGGGCGTCCTCGCGGAACCCCAGCCGCCGGGCGTCGGGGGTCTCGCCGTCCTCGAAACTGGCTTCGTAGTCCTCGCCGGTCGCCAGACGGACACCCTTGAGGTTCCCCTGGACCGAGCGGACCAGCACTGGCCCGTCGCCGTCCTCCGGGTCGATTACCTCGCCCTGTCGATAGCGGGGCAGGCGGACGGCGTAGGTCATCCGGTACAGCTCCTGACCGTCCTCGTCCTCGGAGATGAGACGCCGCGAATCGGAGTACGAGCCGCCGAGCTGGGCGGTGATGCGCTTGGCGATGCCCAGCCCCATCTGGTTCGTCGAGATTTTCATGTCCAGCCCGTCGTCGACGGACTTGGTCTCGGTAATGAATGCGTTGCGGTCGCCCGTTTCCTCACGGGCGGCGATGTACTCCTCTGCGATCTCCTCGGCGCGCTCTCGCTCGTCGTCGGTCGGATCGCGGCTGTCGGCCCGCACCTGCACGATACTGGCGAAGGAACCGCCGGCGATTTTCCCACAGCGCTTGCACGTCTGCCGGGAGATACGAACAGGGACGGTGACCTCCTCAGTGACCGGTGTCCCGCGGATGACACCGGAGAACTCCGCGTGCATCCGGATGTTGTTCTTGTCGAGTTGCTCGGGAGCGACCTGCCAGGCAACCGACTGGGCGTCGACGTGGATCCCGAGCGCCTCGCTGACCTGTTCGACGGCGATATCGGTGTAGTCCTCGGCGCCGATGTCGACCCAGCGGTTCCCCTTGTGGACCGCGCCACACCGCGAACAGACTCGCACCTGGATGGTGTCGGGGGCGTCCACCAGGTCGAACTCCTCGAAGTAGCAGGCGTCACAGAGGACGTGCTCGGAGTTGCGCTGACCGCCGGCACCCGCAAGCTCCGGGCGCTCGTCAGTGCCCTCCGGTATCTCGTCACCGCAGCGTGGACAGAACTCTCCCGACCGGCTCATTACCGGTCCTACTGTACTGAACCGTTTAAGCCGTGTGTTCCGCCACCGCGACTACTCTGCCGACGGGCCAGTACGACCTCCGATTACTCACCTGTGAGTGTCGGTGCTGCAATGTCGGCGTCGGCGGCCTCGCGCCAACTGTGTTCGGGCTCCCAGTCCAACAGCCCCTGTGCTTTCGCCGTCGAGAGCGCTGACTGGTCGCCGTCCAGCTTACACTCCGCGGGAAGGTCACCCCACTGCTCTTCCACGAGGTCAGCCGTCGGCCGGCCGACGTAGTTCTCGGCGGCGGCGACATTGAACGCTTCGTGCCCACCGATGTCGGTATCGAGCGCTGCCGCGACGGCTGTCGCCACGTCGCGCACGTCGACATACGACCAGCAGTTACCCGCGCCGTCGGCGAGGTCGCCCGTGGCCACGTCCCGACAGTTGTACTCACCGGGGTACTGAATCCACGACGGTCGTATCGAGGCTACATCGACGCCGTCACGCCGGACGACCATCTTCGCCACCTCTTCGCCGGCGACCTTCGACGTGCCGTACGGGTCCTCCGGCGCAGTCGGATGGGATTCGTCCATCGGGAGATACGCCGGCAGCGGCGTCTCCTCGGCGAAGGATAGTCCGTAGGCGCTCTCGGAGGACGCCCAGACGACGTCTGCGCCGGCACGACCTGCGGCGTCGATGACGTTGTACGTCGCCGAAATGTTGGTGTCGAACACTCGCGTGCCCGCGTGGCGCTCCGGTGCTGGCAACGCAGCCCAGTGGACGACGGCGTCCGGGTCAATCTCGCTGAAGAGGTCCCGGACCTCCACTCCTTCAGTCACGTCGACGGCTTTGAAGTCCATGTGTTCCCGGGTGGGTACCTCCCAGCCGGGATGGTCCAGATCCACGCAGACGACGTTGTACTCGCCGGCGAGGTGGTCACAGATCCAGCGCCCGGACCGCCCGCGCCCGCCAGTGACGACAACTGTGTCGGTCATGCATCCGATTGTTGCCCGGAGAGTAAATGCGTGTGGACCGTTGGCCCGCTGACGGTCCACTGGCCCCTGCCGTGTGGCACTTTCCCACGATAGCGAGGTTTTAGAGTGTCGACCGTCTATCAAGGGTATGGAGTGGCAAACAGACTGGGGGCTCCGTGGCCGGATGGCCCTGACGATGTTCCTGCTGTTCGCGCTGTACATCGTCTTCCTTGGAGCGCTCACGCTGTATTTCAGCAATCTCGCACTCATCGTGGTCGTCATGGGACTGTTCCTCGGTGCGCAGTTCTTCTTCAGCGACAAACTCGCCCTGTATTCGATGGGAGCCCGGACGGTCGAACCGGAGGAGTACCCGGAACTCCACCGGACCGTCGACCGCCTCGCCCAGCAGGCCGACCTCCCGAAGCCGAAGGTCGCTGTCGCCGACTCGCGGGTGCCCAACGCCTTCGCCACTGGCCGGTCGAAAGACAGTTCGGCCGTCTGTGTGACGACGGGCATCATGAACACGCTAGACCAAGACGAACTAGAGGGCGTCATTGCGCACGAACTGGCCCACATCAAGAACCGCGACGTGATGGTGATGACTATCGCGTCGTTCCTCTCGACGATCGCCTTCCTCATCGTCCGGTGGGGCTGGCTGTTCAGCGGCGGCCGCGAACGCGGCGGCCAGCAGGTGCCTGTCATCGTCGCCATCCTCATCTCGCTGGTCGTCTGGGTCGTCTCCTTCCTCCTGATCCGGACGCTCAGCCGCTATCGCGAGTACGCCGCCGACCGCGGCGGCGCAATGATTACCGGCAAGCCCGCCGCCCTCGCGAACGCGCTGATGAAAATCGACGGCCGGATGGACAAGGTACCCAAGGATGACATGCGCGACCAGGCGGAGATGAACGCCTTCTTCATCATCCCGATCAACGTCGGGTGGATCGGCCGACTGTTCAGCACTCACCCCACGACGGAGAAGCGCATCGACCGCCTGCAGGACCTCGAACGCGAACTCGAAAGCCGATAGTCTCGGCTGATTTTCTGGCTGTCGTCTACGAAGTCGTGTACCGTCTCGTGGTAGCTACTGTACAGAGCCAGACAGCCGGGGCTTTCTGGCTGCTCGAATACGCGTCACCGAACACAAACACCCACAGTCGAGACGCAAACCACCTTGGTCCCTGGCCCATAGAGACTGTTATATGGGACTGCTCGACGGACTCAAAAGCGTTCTTGGGGTGAAAGCCGAGGCCGACGCGACGCGGGACGCCGACCCGGACGACCTGTTCGGGATGAGTACCGCCTACATCACGATGGAGGCCGATCTGGGGTACGAACCGACTGGCGAGGCGGCGCTGTGTTTCGCCGATGTCGACAGTACGGACTTTCAGGATGCCATCGACGAGGTCGAATCCATTCTCGACGCCGGAATGGTCGAGACGGGCACACGGGCGACCTTCGAGACTGACGACCATGGCTACCAGTGGGTCGTACTCCACGACAACGACTTCGAGGACCTGCTCACGTCGATCCACTTCGCGGCGGACACGCTCGTCGAGCGCCGCTATGGCTCGCGCCTGCTCGCGGCGCTGTTCGCGTTCGAGCACACGCGCGACGATCAGACCGTCTACTGGGTGTATTCCTTCCGACGGGGCGCGTTCTACCCGTTCGCACCGGACCCCCACGACAGCCACGAGCGCAACACGTCCGCGGAGTTCAAACTGGACAGTAACCTCACCGACGAGATCACCATTGAGGACGACAAGGAATACTGGTATCCGCTGTGGCCGGACCGCCCCGGCTACCACCCCTGGGAGTGACATGACAGACGGCGGCGTCGCTATCGGTGACCACGTCCGGCCGACCGAGGCCGGCCGCGACAGCCACGTTCCCGCCGGTGTCTACCGCGTCGTTGGTACGGACGGTGACGCTGTGACGCTGCTGCTGGTCGGCGACGCGGCCGGCCGTCGGGTCCACACTGGTGAGGTGGTGACTGTCGCTCTCGAATCCCTCGCCGCGTTCGAGCCCGCTGAGAACCCGGACGCAAGTCGCTCATTTGCCACACGCATTCTCTCACAGCTTGCCGGCCTCCGGTGGTCGCTGCGGCTGCTTTGGCGCTCAATCCGCTCCAGGCCGATTCCTGGTACGACTGCGATTACGCTCCTCCTTGTCGGCGCGTTCGGCGAAGGGATAGTACCGGTGTCCGAGACGGTGCTGACTGGGCTCTTTCTGCTGGGGACGCTGTTGCTCGCCTATCTTGGTCGAGTGGGTCCGGCCTGAGTCCGTTTCCACTGCACTCCGACTCTCTTTCCCATCTAAAACTCCCGATTCTGTCCTGAACTGTACCGCTGCCGTCCCTCACTTTCACTTTCACTCTGGTGTTAACGAGGCTTTATACCCCCGGACGCACAAGGCATGTCCATGTCCGCAAGTGAGGACCTCGAAGAGCTGCCGGGTGTCGGTCCGGCGACAGCAGAGAAACTCGAAGACAACGGCTACGACTCCTACCAGGGGATTGCGGTCGCCTCCCCCGGCGAACTGTCAAATACGGCCGACATCGGCGAGTCGTCGGCGGCAGACATCATTCAGGCTGCCCGCGAAGCGGCTGACATCGGCGGTTTCGAAACCGGGTCGACGGTGCTCGAACGCCGTGAACAGATCGGGAAGCTCTCTTGGGGCGTCGACGAGGTCGACGAGCTGCTCGGCGGCGGCGTCGAAACCCAGTCCATCACCGAAGTGTACGGTGAGTTCGGAGCCGGGAAGTCCCAGGTAACGCACCAGCTCGCGGTCAACGTCCAGCTCCCGGCCGAACACGGCGGGCTGGAGGGCAGCGCTATCTTCGTCGACTCCGAGGACACGTTCCGACCTGAGCGTATCGAACAGATGGTCAAGGGCCTTACTGACGAGGTACTGTCGGATACGATGGTCCTCCACGGCATCGTCGAAGAGGAGGCCGACGCAGACCCCACTGACGAGGACCTGCTCGATGACCTCGTCGCCTCTGTGTTGGAGAAGATCCACGTCGCGAAGGCGTTCAACTCCAACCACCAGATCCTTCTGGCCGAGAAAGCACAGGAAATCGCCAGCGAGAGCCAGGAAGAGGAGTTCCCCGTTCGCCTACTCGCCGTCGACTCGCTGACCGCTCACTTCCGCGCTGAGTACGTCGGCCGTGGTGAACTCGCCGACCGTCAGCAGAAGCTCAACAAGCACCTCCATGACCTGATGCGCGTCGGCGACCTCAACAACACCGCCGTCGTCGTCACGAACCAGGTCGCCTCTAACCCCGACTCCTTCTTCGGTGACCCGACTCAGCCCATCGGTGGCAACATCCTCGGCCACACCTCCACGTTCCGGATGTACCTCCGGAAGTCCAAGGGGAACAAGCGTATCGTCAAGCTCGTCGACGCGCCGAACCTCCCGGACGGCGAGGGTGTCATGCGTGTCGAAGAAGACGGCCTGCTGAACGAGTAACCGGACCTAGCAGTAGCGGCCATCGTTGACCCACGATTGCAGACCATTTTTGCGGCAGTCTCTGAC from Haloarcula sp. H-GB4 harbors:
- a CDS encoding 60S ribosomal export protein NMD3 yields the protein MSRSGEFCPRCGDEIPEGTDERPELAGAGGQRNSEHVLCDACYFEEFDLVDAPDTIQVRVCSRCGAVHKGNRWVDIGAEDYTDIAVEQVSEALGIHVDAQSVAWQVAPEQLDKNNIRMHAEFSGVIRGTPVTEEVTVPVRISRQTCKRCGKIAGGSFASIVQVRADSRDPTDDERERAEEIAEEYIAAREETGDRNAFITETKSVDDGLDMKISTNQMGLGIAKRITAQLGGSYSDSRRLISEDEDGQELYRMTYAVRLPRYRQGEVIDPEDGDGPVLVRSVQGNLKGVRLATGEDYEASFEDGETPDARRLGFREDAQTTTLVAVEDANAVQVLDPETFESKTVPRPDYLDTDADEVPVLKSHAGLHVLPDTDADTDE
- a CDS encoding NAD(P)-dependent oxidoreductase yields the protein MTDTVVVTGGRGRSGRWICDHLAGEYNVVCVDLDHPGWEVPTREHMDFKAVDVTEGVEVRDLFSEIDPDAVVHWAALPAPERHAGTRVFDTNISATYNVIDAAGRAGADVVWASSESAYGLSFAEETPLPAYLPMDESHPTAPEDPYGTSKVAGEEVAKMVVRRDGVDVASIRPSWIQYPGEYNCRDVATGDLADGAGNCWSYVDVRDVATAVAAALDTDIGGHEAFNVAAAENYVGRPTADLVEEQWGDLPAECKLDGDQSALSTAKAQGLLDWEPEHSWREAADADIAAPTLTGE
- the htpX gene encoding zinc metalloprotease HtpX, producing the protein MEWQTDWGLRGRMALTMFLLFALYIVFLGALTLYFSNLALIVVVMGLFLGAQFFFSDKLALYSMGARTVEPEEYPELHRTVDRLAQQADLPKPKVAVADSRVPNAFATGRSKDSSAVCVTTGIMNTLDQDELEGVIAHELAHIKNRDVMVMTIASFLSTIAFLIVRWGWLFSGGRERGGQQVPVIVAILISLVVWVVSFLLIRTLSRYREYAADRGGAMITGKPAALANALMKIDGRMDKVPKDDMRDQAEMNAFFIIPINVGWIGRLFSTHPTTEKRIDRLQDLERELESR
- the radA gene encoding DNA repair and recombination protein RadA, which produces MSASEDLEELPGVGPATAEKLEDNGYDSYQGIAVASPGELSNTADIGESSAADIIQAAREAADIGGFETGSTVLERREQIGKLSWGVDEVDELLGGGVETQSITEVYGEFGAGKSQVTHQLAVNVQLPAEHGGLEGSAIFVDSEDTFRPERIEQMVKGLTDEVLSDTMVLHGIVEEEADADPTDEDLLDDLVASVLEKIHVAKAFNSNHQILLAEKAQEIASESQEEEFPVRLLAVDSLTAHFRAEYVGRGELADRQQKLNKHLHDLMRVGDLNNTAVVVTNQVASNPDSFFGDPTQPIGGNILGHTSTFRMYLRKSKGNKRIVKLVDAPNLPDGEGVMRVEEDGLLNE
- a CDS encoding class I SAM-dependent methyltransferase family protein, which translates into the protein MSEDTETADDQQLAVVVAKPRSQVAIESLQAEGLYDDTRSITEWTADSVAVPVTAPPQETQFREVVRQVGKRRLRTLDDHLRERGWTDAEIDAAPSSWAVLGSVVLVDIGDSPRPAEVGDALLALHGEAETVLARHGISGEHREPSVEVIAGDGDTETVHTEHGTRYAMDLSEVMFSPGNKAERARMGEIVSEERGTRPSERASGEAASEGGERVLDMFAGIGYFTLPMARAGAHVTAVERNPTAFRFLVENVMLNDVDERVHPYRADCREVVPGFASEGRADRVVMGYYEASAPRAEDSRAPPDASHEYLDSALDALAPGGVLHMHEATPDALVFDRPIERLEAAAAEADRDVEVLDTRRVKEYSEGVAHVVVDARVQ